The Mycolicibacterium mageritense genome contains a region encoding:
- the gcvT gene encoding glycine cleavage system aminomethyltransferase GcvT, which produces MSTEHTPASPLQDEHRALGATFTDFAGWAMPLKYGSELAEHRAVREAAGLFDLSHMGEIHVTGPQSAEALDFALVGEAAKITVGRAKYSLMCDADGGVIDDLVVYRLADDRFLVVANAANAPTVARELNSRAEQFDAHVDDQSTTTALIAVQGPASEAIVRSLVPETQTEAVAALKYYAVTEAQVDGIDVLLARTGYTGEDGFELYVPNVHAVALWRSLLAATTEAGGLPAGLACRDTLRLEAGMALYGHELSQDTNPYAAGLGKMVRLGKPFVGRDALQQLSEKPADRVLVGLKGSTRRAARAGYTVHRNGDETAVGSVTSGALSPTLGYPIALAYLDAALAEPGTVVQVDIRGNKEQFEVTPAPFYRRN; this is translated from the coding sequence ATGAGCACCGAACACACCCCGGCATCACCGCTGCAGGATGAACACCGCGCACTGGGCGCAACTTTCACCGACTTCGCCGGGTGGGCCATGCCGCTCAAGTACGGCAGTGAACTCGCCGAGCACCGGGCGGTGCGCGAGGCGGCGGGCCTGTTCGACCTGTCGCACATGGGCGAAATACACGTCACCGGACCGCAATCCGCAGAGGCGCTGGACTTCGCGCTGGTCGGCGAGGCAGCCAAGATCACCGTCGGGCGCGCCAAGTACTCGCTCATGTGCGACGCCGACGGCGGCGTGATCGACGACCTGGTGGTGTATCGGCTGGCCGACGACCGTTTCCTGGTGGTCGCCAACGCCGCGAACGCCCCGACCGTGGCGCGTGAACTGAATTCCCGGGCCGAACAGTTCGACGCGCACGTCGACGACCAATCCACCACCACCGCGTTGATCGCCGTGCAGGGGCCCGCGTCCGAAGCCATCGTGAGATCGCTGGTTCCGGAGACCCAGACCGAGGCCGTGGCCGCACTCAAGTACTACGCGGTCACCGAGGCGCAGGTCGACGGCATCGATGTGTTGTTGGCCCGCACGGGCTACACCGGCGAGGACGGTTTCGAACTGTACGTGCCCAACGTCCACGCAGTGGCCCTGTGGCGATCGCTGCTGGCTGCCACGACCGAGGCCGGCGGATTGCCGGCCGGCCTGGCCTGCCGCGACACCCTGCGGCTCGAAGCCGGCATGGCGCTCTACGGCCACGAACTCAGCCAGGACACCAACCCCTACGCAGCAGGGCTGGGCAAGATGGTGCGGCTCGGCAAGCCTTTCGTGGGACGCGATGCGCTGCAGCAGCTTTCCGAAAAGCCTGCGGACCGTGTGCTGGTCGGTCTGAAGGGCTCGACCCGGCGCGCGGCGCGCGCGGGTTACACCGTCCACCGCAACGGCGACGAGACCGCGGTCGGCAGCGTGACATCGGGTGCACTGTCGCCGACGCTCGGATATCCGATCGCCCTGGCCTATCTCGACGCTGCGCTGGCCGAGCCGGGAACCGTGGTGCAGGTCGACATCCGCGGCAACAAAGAGCAGTTCGAAGTCACCCCGGCGCCGTTCTACCGCCGCAACTGA
- the gcvH gene encoding glycine cleavage system protein GcvH, whose product MADNTIPDDRSYTEEHEWVLIAPGAPLPATPVRVGITSVAAAALGDLVFLDLPEVGATITAGETCGEVESTKTVSELYPPVSGTVTAVNTTAVDDPALVTSDPYGNGWLFEVQPTAAGNLLTAAEYAEKSEA is encoded by the coding sequence ATGGCAGACAACACGATTCCTGACGACCGTAGCTACACCGAGGAACACGAATGGGTGCTGATCGCGCCCGGCGCCCCCCTGCCCGCCACCCCCGTCCGCGTCGGCATCACCTCGGTCGCGGCCGCGGCACTGGGTGACCTGGTGTTCCTCGACCTGCCGGAGGTCGGCGCCACCATCACGGCCGGCGAAACCTGCGGCGAGGTGGAATCCACCAAGACCGTGTCAGAGCTGTACCCACCGGTGAGCGGCACCGTCACCGCGGTCAACACCACCGCCGTCGACGATCCCGCACTCGTCACGTCCGACCCCTACGGAAACGGCTGGCTGTTCGAGGTCCAGCCCACCGCAGCCGGAAACCTGTTGACCGCAGCCGAATACGCAGAGAAGAGCGAGGCCTAG
- the glyA gene encoding serine hydroxymethyltransferase, whose protein sequence is MSILDRHLADFDPEIASAIGDELHRQRLGLEMIASENHAPLAVMQAQGSVLTNKYAEGYPGRRYYGGCEHIDVIERLAITRVKALFGAEFANVQPHSGAQANAAVMHALIKPGDTILGLSLDCGGHLTHGMRLNFSGKLYNVAAYGVSKEDYLIDMDAVADAAREHRPQLIIAGWSAYPRQLDFARFREIADEVGAYLMVDMAHFAGLVAAGLHPSPVPHAHVVTSTTHKTLGGPRGGVILTNEADIAKKINSAVFPGQQGGPLEHVVAAKAVGFKMAAQPEFAERQQRVLRGAQILAERLSRPDVKDAGITVLTGGTDVHLVLVDLRNAAIDGQQGEDRLDAVGITVNRNAVPFDPRPPMVTSGLRIGTPALAARGFGDDEFARVADVIAAALIAALDADTEPLAAQVRSLAEQFPLYPEL, encoded by the coding sequence ATGAGCATCCTCGACCGACATCTCGCCGACTTCGACCCCGAGATCGCCTCCGCGATCGGTGACGAACTGCACCGGCAGCGCCTCGGCCTGGAGATGATCGCCTCGGAGAACCACGCACCGCTCGCGGTCATGCAGGCCCAAGGCTCGGTGCTCACCAACAAGTATGCCGAAGGCTATCCGGGGCGGCGCTATTACGGCGGCTGCGAGCACATCGACGTGATCGAGCGGCTCGCGATCACGCGGGTCAAGGCATTGTTCGGCGCGGAATTCGCCAATGTGCAACCGCATTCGGGTGCGCAGGCCAACGCCGCGGTGATGCACGCGCTGATCAAGCCGGGCGACACGATCCTCGGGCTGTCGCTGGACTGCGGTGGTCATCTGACCCACGGCATGCGGCTGAACTTCTCGGGCAAGCTCTACAACGTCGCGGCCTACGGGGTGTCCAAAGAGGACTACCTGATCGACATGGACGCCGTGGCCGACGCGGCCCGCGAACACCGGCCGCAGTTGATCATCGCGGGCTGGTCGGCCTACCCGCGGCAGCTCGACTTCGCCCGGTTCCGCGAGATCGCCGACGAGGTCGGGGCCTACCTGATGGTCGACATGGCGCATTTCGCCGGACTGGTTGCGGCCGGGCTGCATCCGTCGCCGGTGCCGCATGCGCATGTCGTCACATCCACGACACACAAGACCCTGGGCGGGCCGCGTGGTGGAGTCATCCTCACCAACGAGGCTGACATCGCCAAGAAGATCAACTCGGCGGTGTTCCCCGGCCAGCAGGGCGGGCCGCTCGAACACGTCGTCGCCGCCAAGGCGGTCGGCTTCAAGATGGCCGCCCAGCCGGAATTCGCCGAACGCCAGCAGCGGGTGCTGCGCGGTGCGCAGATCCTGGCGGAGCGGTTGAGCCGGCCTGATGTCAAGGACGCAGGCATCACGGTGCTCACCGGTGGAACCGACGTGCACCTGGTGCTCGTCGATCTGCGCAACGCCGCGATCGACGGGCAGCAGGGTGAGGACCGGCTCGATGCCGTCGGCATCACCGTCAACCGCAACGCCGTGCCGTTCGACCCCCGGCCGCCGATGGTCACCTCCGGGCTGCGCATCGGCACCCCGGCGCTGGCGGCCCGCGGCTTCGGCGACGACGAGTTCGCGCGTGTCGCCGACGTCATCGCGGCGGCGCTGATCGCCGCACTTGACGCCGACACCGAACCGCTTGCCGCGCAGGTGCGTTCGCTGGCCGAGCAGTTCCCGCTGTATCCGGAGCTGTAG